In a genomic window of Planctomycetia bacterium:
- a CDS encoding adenine phosphoribosyltransferase, translating to MTLEDHIRSIPDFPKPGIMFRDITPLLASAEALRESIRRLAQHYRESKIDVVAAAEARGFIFAAPLAIELGVGFVPIRKPGKLPFETHAFHYELEYGRDTLEIHIDGVSPGQRVLLVDDLLATGGTIEACCNLIEQAKAIVAGCAFVIELGDLGGAARLKRYELFSLIKY from the coding sequence TTGACGCTTGAAGATCACATCCGCAGCATCCCGGACTTTCCGAAGCCTGGGATCATGTTTCGCGATATCACTCCGTTGTTGGCCTCCGCTGAGGCGTTGCGAGAGTCGATCCGCCGTTTGGCGCAGCATTACCGCGAGTCGAAGATCGACGTCGTCGCCGCGGCCGAAGCGCGGGGATTCATCTTCGCCGCGCCGCTGGCGATCGAACTCGGCGTCGGCTTCGTGCCGATTCGTAAGCCAGGCAAGCTGCCTTTCGAAACGCACGCCTTCCACTACGAACTGGAGTATGGCCGCGACACGCTGGAAATCCACATCGACGGCGTCTCCCCTGGACAGCGCGTTTTGTTGGTAGACGATCTGCTCGCCACCGGTGGCACCATCGAAGCGTGTTGCAATCTGATCGAGCAAGCCAAGGCCATTGTGGCTGGCTGCGCGTTCGTGATCGAGCTTGGCGACCTCGGTGGCGCAGCAAGGCTAAAACGCTACGAGCTATTCAGCCTGATCAAGTATTGA
- a CDS encoding Gfo/Idh/MocA family oxidoreductase, whose product MPTYPSDTTGSSTRRQFLGTTAKTFAVGALGAAALRSPRAARAFASVNDQITVGAIGVGGRASLLLEQLPESARIVALSDCNVPRAEAFKAKQQGDWPVYQDYRKILDRQDIDAVIVATGEFQRVLPCIKACQAGKDVYAEKPLTLYIKEGRALVDAVRLHKRVLQVGSQQRSMEMNRVACELVRSGGLGKVLEVRAINYGGAEASPAGGLPESPAPEGLDWNMWLNQAAERPFNQDWMGWMRWRDFAGGEMTNWGAHGVDQIQWALGMDDTGPAELRPLSAGPNGQVSMRYPNGVDVNFVIEPGHGPMGGAVFICEKGKLEINRNKFASNPPEIAKELEAKLDVVEEERKWSDSLALWQAKWHMQNWLDCIRSREVPVADVEIGHRSVSVCHLANITRAIGRPLRWDAAKEQFDGDDEANALLDRPRRKGFELPTS is encoded by the coding sequence ATGCCTACTTATCCAAGCGACACGACTGGTTCTTCCACGCGCCGTCAATTCCTCGGGACGACAGCCAAGACCTTCGCGGTGGGAGCGTTGGGGGCTGCGGCGCTGCGTTCGCCGCGCGCCGCGCGGGCGTTTGCCAGCGTCAATGACCAAATCACCGTCGGCGCCATCGGCGTCGGCGGCCGGGCGAGCTTGCTGTTGGAGCAGTTGCCGGAATCGGCGCGGATCGTGGCGCTGAGCGACTGCAATGTGCCGCGGGCCGAGGCGTTCAAGGCAAAGCAGCAGGGAGACTGGCCGGTCTATCAGGACTACCGAAAAATCCTCGATCGCCAGGACATCGACGCGGTGATCGTCGCCACCGGCGAATTCCAACGCGTGTTGCCGTGCATCAAAGCCTGCCAGGCCGGCAAGGACGTGTACGCGGAGAAGCCGCTCACGTTGTATATCAAGGAAGGCCGTGCGCTGGTGGACGCGGTGCGCCTGCACAAACGCGTGCTGCAAGTCGGCTCGCAGCAGCGGTCGATGGAAATGAATCGCGTCGCCTGCGAATTGGTGCGCAGCGGCGGGTTGGGCAAGGTCTTGGAAGTCCGCGCGATCAACTACGGTGGCGCCGAGGCCTCGCCAGCGGGCGGATTGCCAGAATCGCCAGCGCCGGAAGGGCTCGACTGGAACATGTGGCTCAACCAGGCCGCGGAGCGACCGTTTAACCAGGATTGGATGGGCTGGATGCGCTGGCGCGACTTCGCCGGCGGCGAGATGACCAACTGGGGCGCGCACGGCGTCGACCAGATCCAATGGGCGCTCGGCATGGACGACACCGGCCCCGCGGAATTGCGTCCGCTTTCCGCAGGCCCGAACGGGCAAGTTTCGATGCGCTACCCGAACGGCGTCGACGTGAACTTCGTGATCGAGCCCGGACACGGCCCGATGGGGGGCGCGGTGTTTATCTGCGAAAAGGGCAAGCTCGAAATCAATCGCAATAAGTTTGCGTCGAACCCGCCGGAAATCGCCAAGGAACTGGAAGCGAAGCTCGACGTGGTCGAGGAAGAGCGCAAGTGGAGCGACTCACTCGCGCTCTGGCAAGCGAAGTGGCACATGCAGAACTGGCTCGATTGCATCCGCTCGCGCGAAGTGCCGGTGGCGGACGTGGAAATCGGCCACCGTTCGGTCTCGGTGTGCCACTTGGCGAATATCACCCGCGCGATTGGTCGCCCGCTGCGTTGGGACGCCGCGAAAGAGCAATTCGACGGCGACGACGAAGCGAACGCGCTGTTGGATCGCCCGCGCCGCAAAGGCTTTGAGTTGCCGACGTCGTAG
- a CDS encoding Gfo/Idh/MocA family oxidoreductase — protein sequence MSRSTRRQFLEESMLAAAALAAAGLTPIPLRAQDNSKSANDVIRHAVIGLRNRGRDHLDEFMNIPGVEIAYICDPDAEILAKSKQRVIDKQGRAPEAVADMRKVFDDKTVHTVSIATPNHWHALATIWAIQSGKHVYCEKPVCHNVVEGRRMVEAARHHQRLCQAGTQRRSSGDLRAAAEYLQAGKLGKIKLARSIVYRERETIGKPGAYQPPKQVDYNLWLGPAQDEPLTRPNLHYDWHWYWNTGNGEIANNNIHQVDACRILTGGAGGLGNSVLSIGGRFGFGDAGETPNTQITVHGFDDFAIVQETRNLKTATYRPDLDEGWIVECEHGFVAGTSAFDLDGKLIETFQREGENHFANFIRAVRSGKQEDLNGDILEGHQSTSLCHVANISHRLGQTATPEEIRARLESENARPEFVDAYSRMEQHLHDHGVDLAKTPLSLGARLVLKGESFVDNSHADALLTREYRGEFTLPKIG from the coding sequence ATGTCCCGGTCCACGCGTCGGCAGTTCTTGGAAGAATCGATGTTGGCCGCCGCCGCGCTGGCCGCCGCTGGCCTGACCCCGATTCCTTTGCGAGCGCAAGATAACTCCAAGAGCGCGAACGACGTGATTCGCCACGCCGTGATTGGTCTCCGCAATCGCGGGCGCGATCACCTCGACGAATTCATGAACATCCCAGGCGTGGAGATCGCCTACATCTGCGATCCGGACGCGGAGATCCTCGCCAAGAGCAAACAACGCGTCATCGACAAGCAGGGCCGCGCGCCGGAGGCCGTGGCCGACATGCGCAAGGTGTTCGACGACAAGACCGTCCATACAGTCTCTATCGCGACGCCCAACCACTGGCACGCGCTCGCGACGATCTGGGCGATCCAGTCCGGCAAGCATGTCTATTGCGAAAAGCCGGTCTGCCACAACGTGGTCGAAGGCCGCCGCATGGTCGAAGCCGCGCGGCATCATCAACGCCTCTGCCAGGCCGGCACCCAACGCCGTTCCAGTGGCGATCTCCGCGCCGCGGCCGAATACCTCCAAGCCGGCAAACTCGGCAAGATCAAGCTCGCGCGGAGCATCGTCTACCGCGAGCGCGAGACGATCGGCAAGCCCGGCGCGTATCAACCGCCTAAGCAAGTCGATTACAACCTCTGGCTCGGCCCCGCGCAAGACGAGCCGCTCACGCGCCCGAACCTGCACTACGATTGGCACTGGTACTGGAACACCGGCAACGGCGAAATCGCCAACAACAACATTCACCAGGTCGACGCCTGCCGCATCTTAACGGGTGGCGCCGGCGGGCTAGGCAACTCGGTGCTCAGCATTGGCGGGCGCTTCGGATTCGGCGACGCCGGAGAAACCCCCAACACCCAGATCACGGTGCATGGCTTCGACGATTTCGCCATCGTGCAGGAAACGCGCAACCTGAAGACTGCGACGTACCGGCCCGATCTCGACGAGGGCTGGATCGTCGAATGCGAGCATGGATTCGTCGCTGGCACGTCGGCCTTTGACCTCGACGGCAAGTTGATCGAGACGTTCCAAAGGGAAGGCGAAAACCACTTCGCCAACTTCATCCGCGCCGTCCGCAGCGGCAAGCAAGAAGATCTCAACGGCGACATCCTGGAAGGTCATCAATCGACTTCGCTCTGCCACGTCGCCAACATCTCTCACCGCCTGGGCCAAACCGCCACGCCGGAAGAGATTCGCGCGCGGTTGGAGTCGGAAAATGCCCGGCCGGAATTCGTCGATGCCTACTCCAGAATGGAGCAGCACCTCCACGACCACGGCGTCGACCTCGCCAAGACGCCGCTGTCGTTAGGCGCCCGGCTCGTCTTGAAAGGCGAGTCGTTCGTCGACAACTCCCATGCCGACGCCCTGCTGACCCGCGAATACCGCGGCGAATTCACGCTGCCGAAGATTGGCTAG
- a CDS encoding zf-HC2 domain-containing protein, producing MQPSSGPSSWSDCPPGVLLRAAGRLQRRRTLRTAAPVIAMVGVVLLASWYSWPTAAPQFKPGVDVDYCYGDIACHEVVHRLGDLATGNVDATTRSKMEEHLRQCAKCRQVQTQLDGQIQVTPSLGAVAWQSRAHAP from the coding sequence ATGCAACCATCGTCCGGTCCATCATCCTGGTCAGACTGTCCGCCTGGCGTCTTGTTAAGGGCGGCAGGGCGATTGCAACGCCGGCGAACATTGCGCACCGCCGCGCCGGTGATTGCCATGGTGGGCGTCGTGTTGCTCGCCAGCTGGTACAGTTGGCCTACTGCTGCGCCGCAATTTAAGCCGGGGGTTGACGTCGACTATTGTTACGGCGATATCGCTTGCCACGAGGTTGTGCATCGGCTCGGCGATCTTGCCACAGGAAACGTCGACGCCACGACTCGGTCCAAAATGGAAGAACATCTGAGGCAATGTGCAAAATGCCGTCAGGTGCAAACGCAACTGGATGGACAAATCCAAGTAACGCCGTCGCTTGGCGCCGTCGCGTGGCAGTCACGCGCACATGCGCCCTAG
- a CDS encoding Crp/Fnr family transcriptional regulator, translating into MSERYWLLKSCALLTAVSADDLRRLEARSRVRRFRTGELVYLPSDAADGVLLLAEGRIRIGSTSPEGKRAILAYVDPGELFGELAMFGGETRDELADAMAPSLVVSLPREEVLRIMNENPGLAVGITKLIGLRRQRIERRLKSLLFRSVRQRLVELLLELAERYGRPTPEGVVIELRLSHQELASAIGSTRESVTLMMGELTDEGLVGKRRSRIILCATEMLRKQVAGDAKERHKSNRRTDSRG; encoded by the coding sequence CGAGCGTTATTGGTTGCTCAAAAGCTGTGCGTTGCTCACAGCTGTCTCGGCCGACGATCTGCGCCGACTGGAAGCCCGCTCGCGTGTTCGCCGTTTTCGTACCGGCGAGCTCGTCTATCTTCCGTCCGACGCCGCCGACGGCGTGCTGCTTTTGGCCGAGGGGCGCATCCGAATCGGTAGCACCAGCCCCGAGGGAAAGAGGGCAATTCTCGCTTATGTCGACCCCGGTGAACTGTTCGGCGAGTTGGCCATGTTCGGCGGCGAGACTCGCGACGAGCTGGCGGATGCGATGGCGCCGTCGCTAGTTGTTTCGCTGCCCCGCGAAGAAGTGTTGCGCATCATGAATGAGAATCCCGGTCTCGCCGTGGGCATTACCAAACTGATTGGGCTCAGGCGGCAGCGGATCGAACGTCGTCTCAAGTCGCTGCTGTTTCGATCAGTCCGTCAGCGGCTCGTCGAACTTCTGTTGGAACTGGCCGAGCGCTACGGCCGGCCGACGCCGGAAGGAGTTGTCATCGAGTTGCGGTTGTCGCACCAGGAACTCGCTAGCGCCATTGGCAGCACTCGGGAATCGGTTACGCTCATGATGGGTGAACTGACCGACGAGGGACTTGTCGGAAAGCGGCGCAGTCGAATCATTTTGTGCGCCACGGAAATGCTACGCAAACAAGTCGCAGGTGATGCGAAGGAGCGCCACAAGTCGAATCGCCGCACAGATAGTCGAGGTTAA